CTGGAAGCTGTCCTCAACACGCGGCGTCGCGTTTCAGAGAGACCTATACAGCACGTTTTCGGGTAGCAAGGAAGCTGACGGACTCGAAAGATGGCTCGCCAAAGAGTTCGAAGCGCCGGGAATGGATGCGGTACAAAAGGTCGTGGATGGCGCTCGGCTTAAGCGGCAAGACTGGCATAACTTGATCCGTCTTCTCGCCGCTCAAGACGTTCGCACGCCGCGGCAATTTCTTGAGTCGATGCAGCGCTGGCAAAGCGAGATGCCTGAACTGCTTGAACGAACTGCACGCGAATCCCTAGCCGAATTCACTGCAGCGAAGCGAGATGGCCGGCAACTGCCCATCAGCACCGAACCCAATGCGTTTTCGGACGTCTTGAGGGTAACCGTTGATCGGAATCAGTCAGTGGTAAAAAGCGAGGTTACACTAGGTCGGGGACTCTTCGCGGCACAGATTCGACACGCGTTGACGACCACAGTTCAGGCTCTGAAAGAACACGACTGGCAGATCTTGGAACCCGCGAATGGGCACGACTGGATCACGAGCGATCACCCGGTTCTGAAGCTCAACTACTATGGAGCGAGCGGCTACGACTTCGGTGGGGGATGGGGCAGGCGGAACACCAATCTGATCATGCCGCTAACGCCCGAACATCTTCTACATACCCAGGTGGGGACAAGAGGTAGGCGCCGCGAGCAGTTGTCCGTCGAAGGCACGACGCTGTTCCAGCGTTTCTTGGCAGAACGCGCCCACC
The sequence above is a segment of the Dehalococcoidia bacterium genome. Coding sequences within it:
- a CDS encoding DUF4238 domain-containing protein, whose translation is MEADHSARQQLTRHNHFVPQGYLRRWTNDGNHLFSYRTLVSHSSVPLWKLSSTRGVAFQRDLYSTFSGSKEADGLERWLAKEFEAPGMDAVQKVVDGARLKRQDWHNLIRLLAAQDVRTPRQFLESMQRWQSEMPELLERTARESLAEFTAAKRDGRQLPISTEPNAFSDVLRVTVDRNQSVVKSEVTLGRGLFAAQIRHALTTTVQALKEHDWQILEPANGHDWITSDHPVLKLNYYGASGYDFGGGWGRRNTNLIMPLTPEHLLHTQVGTRGRRREQLSVEGTTLFQRFLAERAHRAIFANKPMDWVGEVRTRIVDAAQYEGEQRAWQRWPIEQLASEIEAN